In Vanacampus margaritifer isolate UIUO_Vmar chromosome 18, RoL_Vmar_1.0, whole genome shotgun sequence, a genomic segment contains:
- the LOC144037960 gene encoding chaperone Ric-8A isoform X1 produces MAVDVEGIIRCVRRGDVNGVHTQLQEFNKEYAQCFFFDAEERDRRKQRKLEEFRKNKVRESTDSDSDCNEDDQEDRGLLLRQSLAVVLARFIRTEIPCHLLRVTLRTLRILSRDKRVLGPLVTDDALLTLAKVAGLSMSEPNDSEPDSDFYDNIISSLAQEVKTPACCGGADDNDDPNQECSTFGCDGKSDLCSDPDSIRPSVDQAHRGSIHHKELAQGRKDRRESKIEDEDEEEDGGSGEEMQRKEALKVLCNMVYNSTWAQERFSALSLICGLRERLSSNVNFSGPSSVQFYELRLTFLVTALRPELSAQLQREGGVSILSAALESCLQVQWKEQYECVLDPAAPPISLEAAQRIIEILKILFNVTHRSHRQLPAEDDAALYRHLVAILRLCMMRKCVTPEDTDELQSHTVNLLSALPLQCLDVLLLVPPEADSEQCHGVNMDCVQTLLLFMERRLEAGDKIKEKLTPILNLLTESCRAHKETRHYIRKYVLPPLRDVSQRPEDGCTVKSRLIRLMTHLDTDLKHCAADLIFVLCKENVRRFVKYTGYGNAAGLLATRGLLGGPTSRTSCSDTPYSSDSDSDTEEYRQVKDRVNPVTGRVEAELPDPMEGMTEEEKEEEAKRLIRIFNKLSRDNIIQPMGVDADGKLVPMAGLREDSLTEESTSDNDADEVEKIK; encoded by the exons TTCAGGAAGAATAAAGTGAGGGAGAGCACTGATTCCGACTCTGACTGCAATGAGGATGACCAGGAAGACCGAGGCCTCCTTCTCAGACAG AGTTTGGCCGTGGTGCTGGCGAGGTTCATAAGAACAGAAATCCCATGTCATCTGCTGCGGGTCACTTTGCGTACCCTGAGGATCCTCTCCAGAGACAAGAGGGTCCTGGGACCCTTGGTGACAGACGACGCTCTCCTCACGCTGGCAAAAGTGGCCGGGCTGAGCATGAGTGAACCAAATGACAGCGAGCCTGACTCAGATTTCTACGACAACATCATCTCTTCACTCGCCCAGGAGGTCAAAACACCGGCGTGTTGTGGGGGCGCCGATGACAACGACGACCCAAACCAAGAATGTTCGACGTTCGGGTGTGATGGCAAGAGTGACCTCTGCAGCGATCCGGACAGCATCAGGCCCAGTGTTGACCAAGCGCACAGAGGTAGCATCCATCACAAGGAGCTGGCGCAAGGGAGGAAAGACCGCCGAGAGAGCAAAattgaggatgaagatgaggaggaggacggcGGATCGGGAGAGGAGATGCAGAGGAAGGAAGCTCTGAAGGTGTTGTGTAATATGGTTTACAACAGCACTTGGGCACAGGAGAGGTTCAGCGCTCTGAG CCTGATATGCGGCCTCAGAGAGCGTCTCTCCTCCAACGTCAATTTCTCGGGCCCCTCCAGTGTTCAGTTCTACGAATTACGACTCACCTTCCTCGTTACTGCACTGCGACCTGAGCTCAGCGCTCAGCTTCAACGG GAGGGAGGCGTCTCCATCCTCTCAGCAGCCCTGGAGAGCTGCCTGCAGGTGCAATGGAAGGAGCAGTACGAGTGCGTGCTGGACCCCGCGGCGCCACCTATTTCTCTGGAGGCCGCTCAGCGCATCATCGAGATCCTCAAAATCCTTTTCAACGTCACACACAGATCCCACAGGCAGTTGCCTGCTGAG GATGATGCGGCTCTCTACCGCCACCTAGTCGCCATCCTGCGTCTCTGCATGATGCGAAAGTGCGTGACGCCGGAGGACACGGATGAACTGCAAAG TCACACAGTCAACCTGTTGTCAGCGCTGCCCCTCCAGTGTCTTGATGTTCTCCTGTTGGTACCGCCGGAGGCCGACTCGGAGCAATGCCATGGCGTCAACATGGACTGCGTCCAAACCCTGCTGCTGTTTATGGAGAGACGCCTGGAAGCG gGAGATAAAATCAAAGAGAAGCTGACGCCAATCCTCAATCTGCTGACAGAGAGCTGCCGGGCACACAAAGAAACACGCCACTACATCAGGAAATAC GTTCTGCCTCCCCTGAGAGATGTTTCCCAGAGGCCGGAGGATGGCTGCACCGTGAAGAGCCGCCTGATCCGTCTCATGACTCACCTGGACACGGACCTCAAACACTGTGCCGCTGACCTCATTTTTGTCCTCTGCAAGGAAAATG TCCGGCGTTTTGTCAAGTACACAGGCTACGGCAATGCGGCGGGTCTGCTGGCCACCAGGGGCCTTTTGGGCGGCCCGACATCCAGAACCTCCTGCAGCGACACCCCCTACTCCAGTGACTCGGACTCGGATACCGAGGAATACCGTCAAGTTAAAGACCGCGTCAACCCGGTGACAGGGCGAGTGGAAGCGGAGCTGCCGGACCCCATGGAGGGCATgacggaggaggagaaggaggaagaggcCAAGAGGCTCATTAGAATCTTCAACAAGCTGTCAAG GGATAACATCATTCAGCCAATGGGAGTGGACGCAGATGGGAAGCTGGTCCCGATGGCAGGACTGCGGGAGGACAGCCTCACCGAAGAATCGACCTCAGACAATGATGCAGATGAAGTTGAGAAGATTAAATGA
- the LOC144037960 gene encoding chaperone Ric-8A isoform X2 codes for MAVDVEGIIRCVRRGDVNGVHTQLQEFNKEYAQCFFFDAEERDRRKFRKNKVRESTDSDSDCNEDDQEDRGLLLRQSLAVVLARFIRTEIPCHLLRVTLRTLRILSRDKRVLGPLVTDDALLTLAKVAGLSMSEPNDSEPDSDFYDNIISSLAQEVKTPACCGGADDNDDPNQECSTFGCDGKSDLCSDPDSIRPSVDQAHRGSIHHKELAQGRKDRRESKIEDEDEEEDGGSGEEMQRKEALKVLCNMVYNSTWAQERFSALSLICGLRERLSSNVNFSGPSSVQFYELRLTFLVTALRPELSAQLQREGGVSILSAALESCLQVQWKEQYECVLDPAAPPISLEAAQRIIEILKILFNVTHRSHRQLPAEDDAALYRHLVAILRLCMMRKCVTPEDTDELQSHTVNLLSALPLQCLDVLLLVPPEADSEQCHGVNMDCVQTLLLFMERRLEAGDKIKEKLTPILNLLTESCRAHKETRHYIRKYVLPPLRDVSQRPEDGCTVKSRLIRLMTHLDTDLKHCAADLIFVLCKENVRRFVKYTGYGNAAGLLATRGLLGGPTSRTSCSDTPYSSDSDSDTEEYRQVKDRVNPVTGRVEAELPDPMEGMTEEEKEEEAKRLIRIFNKLSRDNIIQPMGVDADGKLVPMAGLREDSLTEESTSDNDADEVEKIK; via the exons TTCAGGAAGAATAAAGTGAGGGAGAGCACTGATTCCGACTCTGACTGCAATGAGGATGACCAGGAAGACCGAGGCCTCCTTCTCAGACAG AGTTTGGCCGTGGTGCTGGCGAGGTTCATAAGAACAGAAATCCCATGTCATCTGCTGCGGGTCACTTTGCGTACCCTGAGGATCCTCTCCAGAGACAAGAGGGTCCTGGGACCCTTGGTGACAGACGACGCTCTCCTCACGCTGGCAAAAGTGGCCGGGCTGAGCATGAGTGAACCAAATGACAGCGAGCCTGACTCAGATTTCTACGACAACATCATCTCTTCACTCGCCCAGGAGGTCAAAACACCGGCGTGTTGTGGGGGCGCCGATGACAACGACGACCCAAACCAAGAATGTTCGACGTTCGGGTGTGATGGCAAGAGTGACCTCTGCAGCGATCCGGACAGCATCAGGCCCAGTGTTGACCAAGCGCACAGAGGTAGCATCCATCACAAGGAGCTGGCGCAAGGGAGGAAAGACCGCCGAGAGAGCAAAattgaggatgaagatgaggaggaggacggcGGATCGGGAGAGGAGATGCAGAGGAAGGAAGCTCTGAAGGTGTTGTGTAATATGGTTTACAACAGCACTTGGGCACAGGAGAGGTTCAGCGCTCTGAG CCTGATATGCGGCCTCAGAGAGCGTCTCTCCTCCAACGTCAATTTCTCGGGCCCCTCCAGTGTTCAGTTCTACGAATTACGACTCACCTTCCTCGTTACTGCACTGCGACCTGAGCTCAGCGCTCAGCTTCAACGG GAGGGAGGCGTCTCCATCCTCTCAGCAGCCCTGGAGAGCTGCCTGCAGGTGCAATGGAAGGAGCAGTACGAGTGCGTGCTGGACCCCGCGGCGCCACCTATTTCTCTGGAGGCCGCTCAGCGCATCATCGAGATCCTCAAAATCCTTTTCAACGTCACACACAGATCCCACAGGCAGTTGCCTGCTGAG GATGATGCGGCTCTCTACCGCCACCTAGTCGCCATCCTGCGTCTCTGCATGATGCGAAAGTGCGTGACGCCGGAGGACACGGATGAACTGCAAAG TCACACAGTCAACCTGTTGTCAGCGCTGCCCCTCCAGTGTCTTGATGTTCTCCTGTTGGTACCGCCGGAGGCCGACTCGGAGCAATGCCATGGCGTCAACATGGACTGCGTCCAAACCCTGCTGCTGTTTATGGAGAGACGCCTGGAAGCG gGAGATAAAATCAAAGAGAAGCTGACGCCAATCCTCAATCTGCTGACAGAGAGCTGCCGGGCACACAAAGAAACACGCCACTACATCAGGAAATAC GTTCTGCCTCCCCTGAGAGATGTTTCCCAGAGGCCGGAGGATGGCTGCACCGTGAAGAGCCGCCTGATCCGTCTCATGACTCACCTGGACACGGACCTCAAACACTGTGCCGCTGACCTCATTTTTGTCCTCTGCAAGGAAAATG TCCGGCGTTTTGTCAAGTACACAGGCTACGGCAATGCGGCGGGTCTGCTGGCCACCAGGGGCCTTTTGGGCGGCCCGACATCCAGAACCTCCTGCAGCGACACCCCCTACTCCAGTGACTCGGACTCGGATACCGAGGAATACCGTCAAGTTAAAGACCGCGTCAACCCGGTGACAGGGCGAGTGGAAGCGGAGCTGCCGGACCCCATGGAGGGCATgacggaggaggagaaggaggaagaggcCAAGAGGCTCATTAGAATCTTCAACAAGCTGTCAAG GGATAACATCATTCAGCCAATGGGAGTGGACGCAGATGGGAAGCTGGTCCCGATGGCAGGACTGCGGGAGGACAGCCTCACCGAAGAATCGACCTCAGACAATGATGCAGATGAAGTTGAGAAGATTAAATGA
- the irf3 gene encoding interferon regulatory factor 3 isoform X2: MAHSKPLLMQWLRAQIDSGAYPGVHWTNQQKTEFCIPWKHALRQDSSDTDILIFKAWAEVSGNSRIKGEPLVWKRNFRCALRAKKFTLIADKKNDTANPHKVFRWPDESTSGDNSSAGLPSQHDLDLHNSPPIQESHVVPFMDECLFCPIQESTPNEDILQTCLKQLSIRPQAEESSAFEFPPEQQELQHELVIGGRASPWQQPYPVTAEGAVGEAGSPEQPAYPMEGAVGGACEGQLAKQFLHDIIQTKENNFKTEFRIIVHYRGKKVSEQLVANEAGFRLVYRPEQVEPVLDQESGLSLVSLPRPVNIKDQKQAELTQCILDKLGEGLDVGAWGDIIYGQRRGESKAFWSFSYFDQSGHPQEIPKLPQALYPMKDFFHGLLDFIGLKSKECGPCSLLLCLGEKWPDPQKSPWAKKLIMVEVVLTTLEHFKNMAMEGGSSSLKSVDLQISLEEMIIG, from the exons ATGGCTCATTCGAAACCTCTGCTCATGCAGTGGCTTCGGGCTCAGATTGACAGTGGCGCGTACCCTGGCGTCCACTGGACCAACCAGCAGAAAACGGAATTTTGCATCCCTTGGAAACACGCTTTGAGACAAGACTCTTCTGATACTGACATTCTCATCTTCAAG GCCTGGGCAGAGGTGAGCGGCAACAGCCGCATCAAGGGAGAGCCTTTGGTGTGGAAAAGGAACTTCCGATGTGCGCTGCGAGCCAAAAAGTTTACTCTAATAGCGGACAAAAAGAACGACACGGCAAACCCTCACAAAGTGTTCCGCTGGCCAGATGAGTCGACTTCGGGAG acAACTCTTCTGCTGGACTACCCAGCCAACACGATCTGGATCTCCACAACAGCCCCCCCATTCAAGAA AGCCACGTTGTCCCGTTCATGGACGAGTGTCTCTTTTGTCCTATCCAAG AATCCACCCCCAATGAGGACATTCTGCAAACATGTTTGAAGCAGCTCAGCATTCGGCCTCAAGCAG AAGAATCGTCAGCCTTTGAGTTTCCTCCCGAGCAACAGGAGCTCCAGCATGAGCTCGTGATTGGTGGCCGCGCGTCGCCGTGGCAACAGCCGTATCCAGTAACAGCGGAGGGTGCCGTCGGTGAAGCCGGGTCGCCTGAGCAACCGGCGTATCCAATGGAGGGAGCCGTGGGCGGGGCGTGCGAGGGCCAATTAGCCAAGCAGTTTTTACACGACATTATACAgaccaaagaaaataatttca AGACCGAATTCAGGATAATTGTGCACTACCGAGGGAAGAAGGTGTCGGAGCAGCTGGTTGCCAACGAAGCTGGATTCCGCTTAGTTTACAG GCCTGAACAGGTGGAGCCAGTGTTGGACCAGGAGTCGGGCCTGTCTCTGGTCTCCCTGCCGAGACCCGTCAACATCAAGGATCAAAAACAAGCCGAGCTGACCCAGTGCATCCTGGACAAGCTGGGCGAGGGCTTGGACGTAGGCGCGTGGGGCGACATCATTTACGGCCAGAGACGAGGCGAAAGCAAAGCTTTTTGGAGCTTCTCCTATTTCGACCAGAGCGGACACCCGCAGGAAATCCCCAAACTGCCGCAGGCGCTTTATCCGATGAAGGACTTTTTCCatg GATTACTGGACTTTATAGGACTTAAAAGCAAAGAGTGTGGTCCCTGCTCCCTTTTGCTCTGCCTGGGAGAGAAGTGGCCTGACCCACAGAAATCGCCTTGGGCCAAGAAACTCATTATGGTGGAG GTGGTACTCACGACGTTGGAGCACTTCAAGAACATGGCGATGGAGGGCGGCTCGTCCTCTTTGAAATCTGTTGACCTGCAAATATCGCTGGAAGAGATGATCATAGGATGA
- the irf3 gene encoding interferon regulatory factor 3 isoform X1 codes for MVSKVYFNREMAHSKPLLMQWLRAQIDSGAYPGVHWTNQQKTEFCIPWKHALRQDSSDTDILIFKAWAEVSGNSRIKGEPLVWKRNFRCALRAKKFTLIADKKNDTANPHKVFRWPDESTSGDNSSAGLPSQHDLDLHNSPPIQESHVVPFMDECLFCPIQESTPNEDILQTCLKQLSIRPQAEESSAFEFPPEQQELQHELVIGGRASPWQQPYPVTAEGAVGEAGSPEQPAYPMEGAVGGACEGQLAKQFLHDIIQTKENNFKTEFRIIVHYRGKKVSEQLVANEAGFRLVYRPEQVEPVLDQESGLSLVSLPRPVNIKDQKQAELTQCILDKLGEGLDVGAWGDIIYGQRRGESKAFWSFSYFDQSGHPQEIPKLPQALYPMKDFFHGLLDFIGLKSKECGPCSLLLCLGEKWPDPQKSPWAKKLIMVEVVLTTLEHFKNMAMEGGSSSLKSVDLQISLEEMIIG; via the exons ATGGTgtcaaaagtttattttaacaggg AGATGGCTCATTCGAAACCTCTGCTCATGCAGTGGCTTCGGGCTCAGATTGACAGTGGCGCGTACCCTGGCGTCCACTGGACCAACCAGCAGAAAACGGAATTTTGCATCCCTTGGAAACACGCTTTGAGACAAGACTCTTCTGATACTGACATTCTCATCTTCAAG GCCTGGGCAGAGGTGAGCGGCAACAGCCGCATCAAGGGAGAGCCTTTGGTGTGGAAAAGGAACTTCCGATGTGCGCTGCGAGCCAAAAAGTTTACTCTAATAGCGGACAAAAAGAACGACACGGCAAACCCTCACAAAGTGTTCCGCTGGCCAGATGAGTCGACTTCGGGAG acAACTCTTCTGCTGGACTACCCAGCCAACACGATCTGGATCTCCACAACAGCCCCCCCATTCAAGAA AGCCACGTTGTCCCGTTCATGGACGAGTGTCTCTTTTGTCCTATCCAAG AATCCACCCCCAATGAGGACATTCTGCAAACATGTTTGAAGCAGCTCAGCATTCGGCCTCAAGCAG AAGAATCGTCAGCCTTTGAGTTTCCTCCCGAGCAACAGGAGCTCCAGCATGAGCTCGTGATTGGTGGCCGCGCGTCGCCGTGGCAACAGCCGTATCCAGTAACAGCGGAGGGTGCCGTCGGTGAAGCCGGGTCGCCTGAGCAACCGGCGTATCCAATGGAGGGAGCCGTGGGCGGGGCGTGCGAGGGCCAATTAGCCAAGCAGTTTTTACACGACATTATACAgaccaaagaaaataatttca AGACCGAATTCAGGATAATTGTGCACTACCGAGGGAAGAAGGTGTCGGAGCAGCTGGTTGCCAACGAAGCTGGATTCCGCTTAGTTTACAG GCCTGAACAGGTGGAGCCAGTGTTGGACCAGGAGTCGGGCCTGTCTCTGGTCTCCCTGCCGAGACCCGTCAACATCAAGGATCAAAAACAAGCCGAGCTGACCCAGTGCATCCTGGACAAGCTGGGCGAGGGCTTGGACGTAGGCGCGTGGGGCGACATCATTTACGGCCAGAGACGAGGCGAAAGCAAAGCTTTTTGGAGCTTCTCCTATTTCGACCAGAGCGGACACCCGCAGGAAATCCCCAAACTGCCGCAGGCGCTTTATCCGATGAAGGACTTTTTCCatg GATTACTGGACTTTATAGGACTTAAAAGCAAAGAGTGTGGTCCCTGCTCCCTTTTGCTCTGCCTGGGAGAGAAGTGGCCTGACCCACAGAAATCGCCTTGGGCCAAGAAACTCATTATGGTGGAG GTGGTACTCACGACGTTGGAGCACTTCAAGAACATGGCGATGGAGGGCGGCTCGTCCTCTTTGAAATCTGTTGACCTGCAAATATCGCTGGAAGAGATGATCATAGGATGA